The following coding sequences are from one Triticum aestivum cultivar Chinese Spring chromosome 5A, IWGSC CS RefSeq v2.1, whole genome shotgun sequence window:
- the LOC123107010 gene encoding tyrosine--tRNA ligase 1, cytoplasmic isoform X1, whose translation MADIAYSSCCVNEVGASRVVNCAHTRLNPEASMFESNCADHSKLSTMDCPPAANVGIHRVSMETSSSDRFAALSSIGEEYICKDKLPLLLKKKLAPICYVWFEPSHMMDIEQQGIMKTIYVNKIVQAGCTVKILMADWFLQRHFKIGTDLNKIRNIGNYNIEMWKATGMNLDKVEVVWLSDELNRHAVNYWPLAVDVSRKYSMEKMASYCRNRTYGPQGLPAAEIFYPCMQVAAILCQKADIWLFSMDQRDIVMLARDYSEEINRETKPAIILHNTLPLLPEDPDLNSLRYPARTLFMDDAQEASNRKIELAFCPPKVTVSNPFLEYIRYVIFPWFGNLEVADKKGNGSSKTYASMEDFVVDYGSGNLDSADVKLAFEKGVNSILKPVQDHFISNSEAQNLYFSCKLQDQITADTRKIILQNEEIVWGRSELPL comes from the exons ATGGCCGACATCGCGTACAGTTCATGCTGCGTCAATGAGGTTGGGGCATCACGTGTCGTCAACTGCGCGCACACCCGCTTAAACCC AGAAGCTTCCATGTTCGAATCAAACTGCGCAGATCACTCCAAACTTTCCACGATGGATTGCCCACCTGCTGCTAATGTCGGAATCCACAG GGTTTCCATGGAGACAAGTTCCAGTGATAGATTCGCAGCTCTGAGTAGCATTGGGGAGGAGTATATCTGCAAGGATAAGCTCCCCCTCCTTCTAAAGAAGAAGCTCGCACCCATTTGTTACGTTTGGTTTGAACCATCTCACATGATGGACATAGAGCAGCAG GGGATTATGAAGACGATCTATGTAAACAAGATAGTCCAAGCTGGTTGCACTGTTAAAATATTGATGGCAGATTGGTTTCTGCAGCGACATTTCAAGATTGGCACTGACCTGAATAAAATACGGAACATTGGCAACTACAATATTGAGATGTGGAAAGCAACTGGTATGAACCTTGACAAAGTAGAGGTTGTATGGTTGTCAGATGAATTGAATCGCCACGCGGTTAATTACTGGCCACTTGCGGTTGATGTCTCCAGAAAATACAGCATGGAAAAAATGGCAAG TTATTGTCGGAACAGGACATATGGGCCACAAGGACTACCTGCTGCTGAGATTTTCTACCCTTGCATGCAGGTTGCTGCTATATTATGCCAGAAG GCTGACATATGGCTCTTCAGCATGGATCAGCGAGACATTGTCATGCTAGCTAGGGATTACTCCGAAGAAATAAATAGGGAAACCAAACCAGCTATCATACTGCATA ATACGTTACCTCTTTTACCAGAAGACCCTGACTTGAACTCGCTGAGATATCCAGCGCGGACTCTGTTCATGGACGATGCACAG GAGGCTTCAAATAGGAAAATAGAGTTGGCTTTCTGCCCACCAAAAGTAACAGTGTCTAACCCATTTCTGGAGTACATCAGATATGTTATATTCCCTTGGTTTGGAAACTTGGAGGTAGCTGACAAGAAAGGGAATGGCAGTAGCAA GACATATGCAAGCATGGAAGATTTTGTTGTTGACTATGGAAGTGGCAATCTTGATTCTGCTGATGTTAAGCTGGCTTTTGAAAAAGGAGTAAACAGCATATTAAAG CCTGTTCAGGACCACTTCATTAGCAACAGTGAAGCCCAAAATCTATATTTCTCCTGTAAG TTGCAGGATCAAATTACTGCAGATACACGGAAGATTATACTACAGAATGAGGAGATTGTCTGGGGT AGGTCGGAGCTGCCACTATGA
- the LOC123107010 gene encoding tyrosine--tRNA ligase 1, cytoplasmic isoform X2, whose translation MADIAYSSCCVNEVGASRVVNCAHTRLNPEASMFESNCADHSKLSTMDCPPAANVGIHRVSMETSSSDRFAALSSIGEEYICKDKLPLLLKKKLAPICYVWFEPSHMMDIEQQGIMKTIYVNKIVQAGCTVKILMADWFLQRHFKIGTDLNKIRNIGNYNIEMWKATGMNLDKVEVVWLSDELNRHAVNYWPLAVDVSRKYSMEKMASYCRNRTYGPQGLPAAEIFYPCMQVAAILCQKADIWLFSMDQRDIVMLARDYSEEINRETKPAIILHNTLPLLPEDPDLNSLRYPARTLFMDDAQEASNRKIELAFCPPKVTVSNPFLEYIRYVIFPWFGNLEVADKKGNGSSKTYASMEDFVVDYGSGNLDSADVKLAFEKGVNSILKDHFISNSEAQNLYFSCKLQDQITADTRKIILQNEEIVWGRSELPL comes from the exons ATGGCCGACATCGCGTACAGTTCATGCTGCGTCAATGAGGTTGGGGCATCACGTGTCGTCAACTGCGCGCACACCCGCTTAAACCC AGAAGCTTCCATGTTCGAATCAAACTGCGCAGATCACTCCAAACTTTCCACGATGGATTGCCCACCTGCTGCTAATGTCGGAATCCACAG GGTTTCCATGGAGACAAGTTCCAGTGATAGATTCGCAGCTCTGAGTAGCATTGGGGAGGAGTATATCTGCAAGGATAAGCTCCCCCTCCTTCTAAAGAAGAAGCTCGCACCCATTTGTTACGTTTGGTTTGAACCATCTCACATGATGGACATAGAGCAGCAG GGGATTATGAAGACGATCTATGTAAACAAGATAGTCCAAGCTGGTTGCACTGTTAAAATATTGATGGCAGATTGGTTTCTGCAGCGACATTTCAAGATTGGCACTGACCTGAATAAAATACGGAACATTGGCAACTACAATATTGAGATGTGGAAAGCAACTGGTATGAACCTTGACAAAGTAGAGGTTGTATGGTTGTCAGATGAATTGAATCGCCACGCGGTTAATTACTGGCCACTTGCGGTTGATGTCTCCAGAAAATACAGCATGGAAAAAATGGCAAG TTATTGTCGGAACAGGACATATGGGCCACAAGGACTACCTGCTGCTGAGATTTTCTACCCTTGCATGCAGGTTGCTGCTATATTATGCCAGAAG GCTGACATATGGCTCTTCAGCATGGATCAGCGAGACATTGTCATGCTAGCTAGGGATTACTCCGAAGAAATAAATAGGGAAACCAAACCAGCTATCATACTGCATA ATACGTTACCTCTTTTACCAGAAGACCCTGACTTGAACTCGCTGAGATATCCAGCGCGGACTCTGTTCATGGACGATGCACAG GAGGCTTCAAATAGGAAAATAGAGTTGGCTTTCTGCCCACCAAAAGTAACAGTGTCTAACCCATTTCTGGAGTACATCAGATATGTTATATTCCCTTGGTTTGGAAACTTGGAGGTAGCTGACAAGAAAGGGAATGGCAGTAGCAA GACATATGCAAGCATGGAAGATTTTGTTGTTGACTATGGAAGTGGCAATCTTGATTCTGCTGATGTTAAGCTGGCTTTTGAAAAAGGAGTAAACAGCATATTAAAG GACCACTTCATTAGCAACAGTGAAGCCCAAAATCTATATTTCTCCTGTAAG TTGCAGGATCAAATTACTGCAGATACACGGAAGATTATACTACAGAATGAGGAGATTGTCTGGGGT AGGTCGGAGCTGCCACTATGA